In Leucobacter insecticola, one DNA window encodes the following:
- a CDS encoding ComF family protein: MNNRAPPHSSISATLRELLLDLLAILWPTECVNCGAPDRDCCTRCRKELRRPGVMEAAVLGVPSYTAGVYEGPARALLVAFKHGGRVRFARPLAERLRDPLLLALGHCGKRVPLLVTIPSRPAQTRARGFRHVNMLVRLSLRTEKVQHLSALRTLRGRTGQVGLSPADRERNASRIAVRRSAARVLRGREVVLVDDVMTTGASLRAAREVLQAAGAEVVAIAVLCVALRRDTR; the protein is encoded by the coding sequence ATGAACAATCGCGCACCCCCTCACTCAAGCATCTCCGCAACGCTCCGTGAACTCTTGCTTGATCTTCTCGCGATCCTGTGGCCGACCGAGTGCGTGAACTGTGGCGCGCCGGATCGGGACTGCTGCACCCGGTGCCGAAAGGAACTCCGACGACCGGGGGTGATGGAAGCCGCGGTGCTTGGCGTACCGAGTTATACAGCGGGCGTGTACGAGGGGCCAGCACGCGCACTGCTCGTCGCGTTCAAACACGGCGGCCGTGTGCGGTTCGCCCGGCCGCTGGCTGAGCGGCTGCGGGATCCGCTCTTGCTTGCGCTCGGACACTGCGGCAAGCGGGTGCCGCTCCTCGTGACGATCCCGTCGCGCCCAGCACAAACTCGAGCCCGCGGGTTTCGGCACGTGAATATGCTCGTGCGGCTCTCACTACGGACTGAAAAGGTGCAACACTTGTCCGCACTACGTACGCTCCGAGGGCGGACAGGGCAGGTGGGTCTCTCTCCCGCAGACCGCGAAAGAAACGCTTCGAGAATCGCAGTGCGTCGGTCCGCAGCGCGGGTTCTGCGTGGACGAGAGGTGGTGCTGGTTGACGACGTCATGACCACCGGTGCGAGCCTGAGAGCTGCCCGTGAAGTTCTTCAGGCAGCCGGTGCGGAGGTGGTCGCGATAGCGGTGTTGTGCGTGGCGTTGCGACGTGACACGCGATGA
- a CDS encoding metallopeptidase family protein, whose protein sequence is MVSREAQSSASRRHGRRTMRSSMTGPGLPDPRSRFARFESDARGVVEMLQVLFPEELDGVQIGFQTAPSGTGESQLPLLYSIDRASQTIMLFRMPIQRARGLHVNDDEHRRYFVEHCVYRAVCEYLGREPWELLPGRFDHY, encoded by the coding sequence ATGGTGAGTCGAGAGGCGCAGTCGAGTGCGAGTCGCAGGCACGGGCGACGCACCATGCGATCCTCAATGACCGGACCGGGGTTGCCCGATCCCAGAAGCCGCTTTGCGAGGTTCGAGAGTGATGCGCGCGGCGTGGTGGAGATGCTGCAGGTGCTGTTTCCTGAAGAACTCGACGGTGTGCAAATTGGTTTTCAGACCGCGCCGAGCGGCACTGGCGAGAGTCAGCTGCCGCTGCTGTACTCCATTGATCGGGCTTCACAGACGATCATGCTGTTTCGTATGCCGATCCAGCGGGCCCGTGGGCTCCACGTCAACGATGATGAGCATCGCCGATACTTTGTAGAACACTGCGTGTATCGCGCCGTGTGTGAATACCTCGGACGCGAACCGTGGGAGTTGCTCCCAGGCCGCTTCGACCACTACTGA
- a CDS encoding LpqB family beta-propeller domain-containing protein has product MKRFELLVNGASIRESSTSSPGELRPPVDTATPAVVAERSLGVMVGGEFRELEGLSAQVLALDPDAVVLSPDSSAAAVRNSAGVSRVTPSESVLVDARAGLLEPSFDYFGNIWSAEAGAADQIHVSTPDGSELRVAAQWLKGRSPVAVRLSPDGTQIAALVPSGEGSAVLVAGVVRDESGIPLRTSDEATPQMWTTGAPVDFDWVDQLRFVALTKLGAASKVTIGAPGVFAADQGTVPGGIKVSGGGSRSLLRVLGEGDDIFAAQGSGWQRTDTEVELLTKRG; this is encoded by the coding sequence GTGAAGCGATTTGAGTTGCTGGTGAACGGGGCAAGCATCAGAGAATCGTCGACGAGTTCTCCTGGTGAGCTCCGCCCGCCGGTTGACACGGCAACTCCCGCAGTGGTGGCCGAGAGGTCTCTCGGAGTGATGGTCGGGGGCGAGTTCCGCGAGCTGGAGGGGCTGAGCGCGCAGGTGCTTGCGCTGGATCCCGACGCCGTGGTTCTGTCCCCCGATTCCTCGGCCGCCGCGGTACGAAATAGCGCCGGCGTCAGCCGAGTGACTCCCAGTGAGAGCGTTCTGGTCGACGCGCGAGCGGGGCTTCTCGAACCGAGTTTTGACTACTTTGGAAACATTTGGAGCGCTGAAGCCGGGGCCGCCGACCAGATACACGTGAGCACTCCGGACGGGAGTGAACTCAGGGTTGCGGCGCAGTGGCTCAAGGGGAGAAGTCCGGTGGCGGTGCGTCTCTCGCCCGATGGCACACAGATCGCCGCTCTCGTGCCAAGCGGAGAGGGCAGCGCCGTGCTGGTCGCTGGAGTCGTGCGAGACGAATCTGGAATTCCGCTTCGCACCTCCGACGAGGCGACTCCGCAGATGTGGACGACGGGTGCCCCGGTTGACTTCGATTGGGTCGATCAGTTGAGGTTTGTGGCGCTGACGAAGCTGGGGGCCGCGAGCAAGGTGACGATCGGGGCGCCAGGAGTCTTCGCTGCCGATCAAGGAACGGTTCCCGGGGGCATCAAAGTGAGCGGAGGGGGATCTCGGAGCTTGCTTCGGGTGCTGGGAGAGGGCGACGACATCTTTGCGGCGCAGGGCTCCGGATGGCAACGGACCGACACCGAGGTGGAACTGCTGACGAAGCGGGGGTGA
- the mtrB gene encoding MtrAB system histidine kinase MtrB, with amino-acid sequence MTITGLVTGFVVLVSGVYILSSISDDLYSSRRDLALQDSARATLAAQHDLDASDASDRGSLSTLAASVRRTVQDTSSSQMVYLRRQSGQIFFPEAPPPSFTNRMLVDAVSPELAREVATDDNPQYWQAVTFVGEDGNAVPGIVVASTLNFPAGAGTYDLFIGYRLSDTQDTLSFVQRTLLITAAAMMAFIGILVWIMTRVVFRPIRAAADASRKLAAGETDARMPALNDEYFDVLSEGFNDMADTLQSRIRELDDLSEMQQRFVSDVSHELRTPLTTIRLASEVLQGQQEGMAPGQQRAVEVLGAQLDRFEVLLGDLLEISRYDAGYVTLETEATNLVALAHEVVDGLQPLSPGLIEVRALGGYAPVDVDARRIRRVISNLVGNAIEHGEGRAILVSIDSNASAVAISVRDWGIGMDADAVEHVFDRFWRADPSRKRTLGGTGLGLAIAREDAAVHGATLDVWSRPGVGSNFRLTVPRADSISTFMSPLPLIPDDVAAEDGDPQATGGWLRRPGRRTRREKRR; translated from the coding sequence ATGACGATCACGGGACTCGTGACTGGATTCGTCGTACTGGTGTCAGGCGTCTACATCTTGTCGAGTATCAGCGATGACCTGTACTCGTCGCGGCGGGACCTTGCTTTGCAAGACTCCGCGCGCGCCACCCTTGCCGCGCAGCACGATCTTGACGCCTCCGATGCTTCTGACCGCGGCAGCCTCTCCACGCTCGCGGCCTCCGTGCGGCGAACAGTGCAGGATACCTCTTCGAGTCAGATGGTGTATTTGCGCAGGCAATCCGGGCAGATCTTCTTCCCGGAAGCCCCGCCGCCGTCGTTCACCAACAGGATGCTGGTTGATGCGGTCTCACCTGAACTCGCACGCGAGGTGGCAACGGATGATAATCCGCAGTACTGGCAGGCCGTCACCTTTGTTGGCGAAGACGGGAATGCGGTACCGGGGATCGTGGTGGCCTCGACCCTGAATTTCCCGGCGGGAGCCGGCACGTACGACTTGTTTATTGGGTACCGGCTGAGCGACACGCAAGACACGCTGAGTTTTGTGCAGCGCACCCTGCTGATCACCGCCGCAGCGATGATGGCATTTATCGGGATACTGGTCTGGATCATGACACGGGTCGTCTTTCGGCCGATTCGCGCCGCCGCAGATGCGAGCCGAAAGCTTGCCGCCGGCGAGACCGATGCGCGAATGCCTGCGTTGAACGATGAGTATTTTGACGTGCTCTCTGAGGGTTTCAACGATATGGCCGATACGCTCCAGTCGCGCATCCGCGAACTCGACGACCTCTCGGAGATGCAGCAGCGCTTTGTGTCAGACGTTTCCCACGAGCTCAGAACTCCGCTCACCACGATTCGACTAGCGAGTGAGGTGCTGCAGGGACAGCAGGAGGGGATGGCGCCGGGTCAACAGCGGGCGGTGGAGGTTCTTGGCGCGCAGCTTGATCGCTTTGAGGTGCTGCTTGGGGATCTGCTTGAGATCTCGCGCTACGACGCGGGGTACGTAACGCTTGAGACGGAAGCGACCAACCTGGTCGCGCTCGCGCACGAGGTGGTTGATGGCCTACAGCCGCTGTCGCCCGGCCTGATCGAGGTGCGGGCGCTTGGCGGTTATGCACCCGTCGACGTGGACGCGCGCCGTATTCGCCGGGTCATTTCTAACCTGGTCGGCAACGCCATCGAGCACGGTGAGGGACGCGCAATTTTGGTGTCGATCGACTCGAATGCCTCAGCGGTCGCGATCTCGGTGCGGGACTGGGGAATTGGGATGGACGCCGACGCAGTGGAGCACGTGTTCGACCGTTTCTGGCGGGCAGATCCGTCGCGCAAACGCACCCTTGGTGGCACCGGCCTCGGTCTCGCCATTGCGCGGGAGGACGCCGCGGTGCACGGTGCCACCCTCGATGTGTGGTCACGCCCTGGCGTCGGATCCAATTTTCGGCTCACCGTTCCCCGCGCCGATAGCATCAGCACATTTATGTCGCCGCTCCCGCTCATCCCTGATGACGTGGCTGCCGAAGACGGGGATCCGCAGGCAACGGGCGGCTGGCTGCGACGCCCGGGGCGACGCACGCGGAGGGAGAAACGACGATGA
- the hpf gene encoding ribosome hibernation-promoting factor, HPF/YfiA family: MDVNIRGKNVGITDRFKDYVETKAEKVEGLLPKAQFFEISVSRQSDRSPQFGDRVEITLVGPGPVIRAESTGGDKYTAFDMAYGRVLERIRRMKDKKQEHRGRGRTSLADAAAHDFDMVAVKPAPLEVVESVATGGIQIEGQEAGEEQYSPVVIRTKEFPAEKLSTEEAVDQMELVGHDFFLFVESETGRPSVVYRRKGWNYGVISLTGE, encoded by the coding sequence ATGGACGTGAACATCCGCGGCAAGAATGTCGGCATCACCGATCGTTTCAAGGACTATGTCGAGACCAAAGCTGAAAAGGTTGAGGGGCTGCTGCCGAAGGCGCAGTTTTTCGAGATCAGCGTCTCCAGACAGAGCGATCGAAGCCCGCAGTTCGGCGATCGGGTAGAGATTACTCTGGTCGGACCGGGACCAGTCATTCGTGCGGAGTCAACTGGCGGAGACAAATACACCGCCTTTGACATGGCCTACGGCCGGGTCCTTGAACGGATTCGCCGAATGAAGGACAAGAAGCAGGAGCACCGCGGCCGCGGTCGCACTTCTCTCGCAGATGCCGCAGCGCACGACTTCGATATGGTCGCAGTAAAGCCTGCTCCGCTCGAAGTGGTCGAGTCTGTCGCAACCGGCGGTATCCAGATCGAGGGGCAAGAGGCCGGAGAAGAACAGTACAGCCCCGTCGTCATCCGCACGAAGGAATTTCCCGCCGAGAAGCTTTCCACTGAGGAAGCCGTCGACCAGATGGAGCTCGTCGGCCACGACTTCTTCCTCTTTGTCGAGTCGGAGACCGGGCGACCGTCAGTGGTCTATCGTCGCAAGGGCTGGAACTACGGTGTGATCTCGCTCACGGGCGAGTAA
- the secA gene encoding preprotein translocase subunit SecA, with translation MATVLEKLLRVGEGRILKKLERQAKLVADLEGSFADLSDEELKAETTEFRERLAKGETLDDLLPEAFAAVREAAKRTIGLRPFDVQVMGGANLHMGNISEMKTGEGKTLVATLPAYLNALAGKGVHIVTVNDYLASYQSEIMGRVFRALGMTTGCIVAGQDPALRREQYNADITYGTNNEFGFDYLRDNMAGSTAERVQRDHFFAIIDEVDSILIDEARTPLIISGPSSGEANRWFTEFARLAKKLEPGVDYEVDEKKRTIGVLEPGIEKVEDYLGITNLYESVNTPLISFLNNSIKARALFTRDKDYVVLNGEVLIVDEHTGRILAGRRYNEGMHQAIEAKEGVAVKAENQMLATVTLQNYFRLYEKLSGMTGTAETEAGEFMSTYKLGVVPIPTNKPMIRKDQPDLVYKNEEAKFRQVTADIVERHETGQPVLVGTTSVEKSEYLSRLLAKAGVRHEVLNAKNHAREAAIIAQAGRFGAVTVATNMAGRGTDIMLGGNAEFLAVQEMAARGLSTEEDPEAYEAAWDDVFAAVKAKVAEEAEKVIAVGGLYVLGTERHESRRIDNQLRGRSGRQGDPGESRFYLSLADDLMRMFNSGAAAALMNRDGFPDDLAIESKVVSRAIQSAQSQVEARNAEIRKNVLKYDDVLDRQRKAIYGDRQQILDGEEIESRIDAFREQTIDAILDSHGSDSNWDFDALWNDLRQIYPVGITVDELLAEAGTSKVDKAFLRREILSDAEVAYKNREDMLGSEAMRELERRVVLTTIDRRWRDHLYEMEYLKEGIGLRAMAQRDPLVEYQREGFSMFEGMMGQIKEESMGLLYNLEVKVRPAEGPQDHLHLEGGGLSRSRRLISPS, from the coding sequence GTGGCGACAGTTCTCGAAAAGCTCCTTCGCGTAGGCGAAGGTCGCATTCTTAAGAAGCTTGAGCGTCAAGCCAAGCTTGTCGCGGATCTTGAGGGATCCTTTGCGGACTTGAGCGACGAAGAGCTCAAAGCCGAAACCACCGAGTTTCGGGAGCGACTTGCAAAGGGCGAAACCCTTGACGATTTGCTGCCGGAGGCCTTCGCGGCTGTGCGCGAGGCAGCGAAGCGCACGATCGGCCTGCGTCCCTTCGACGTGCAGGTCATGGGTGGCGCGAACCTCCACATGGGCAACATCTCCGAGATGAAGACCGGTGAGGGCAAGACCCTCGTCGCGACGCTCCCCGCGTACCTGAACGCTCTCGCTGGCAAAGGTGTGCACATTGTCACGGTGAACGACTACCTCGCGAGCTACCAGAGCGAGATCATGGGCCGCGTGTTTCGTGCGCTCGGCATGACGACCGGTTGCATTGTTGCGGGTCAGGATCCGGCGCTCCGTCGCGAGCAGTACAACGCCGACATTACCTACGGCACCAACAACGAGTTTGGCTTTGACTACCTGCGCGACAATATGGCGGGATCAACGGCTGAGCGGGTGCAGCGCGACCACTTCTTCGCAATCATTGACGAGGTCGACTCGATCCTGATCGATGAGGCCCGTACCCCCCTCATTATTTCCGGCCCGTCCTCGGGCGAGGCAAACCGCTGGTTCACCGAGTTTGCGCGTCTCGCAAAGAAGCTTGAGCCCGGCGTCGACTACGAGGTTGACGAGAAGAAGCGCACCATCGGTGTGCTTGAGCCCGGCATCGAAAAGGTTGAGGATTACCTCGGTATCACGAACCTGTACGAGTCGGTGAACACGCCCCTCATCTCGTTCCTGAACAACTCGATCAAGGCGCGTGCCCTGTTCACTCGTGACAAAGACTACGTCGTGTTGAACGGTGAGGTGCTGATCGTTGACGAGCACACCGGGCGTATTCTTGCCGGCCGCCGCTACAACGAGGGCATGCACCAGGCAATTGAGGCCAAGGAGGGTGTCGCGGTCAAGGCCGAGAATCAGATGCTCGCCACCGTCACCCTGCAGAACTACTTCCGCCTCTACGAGAAGCTCTCGGGCATGACCGGTACCGCTGAGACCGAGGCCGGCGAATTCATGTCGACCTACAAGCTTGGCGTGGTGCCGATCCCGACCAACAAGCCGATGATCCGCAAGGACCAACCCGATCTTGTCTACAAGAACGAAGAAGCAAAGTTCCGGCAGGTCACGGCGGATATTGTCGAGCGTCACGAGACCGGGCAGCCCGTGCTCGTCGGTACCACCAGCGTGGAGAAGAGCGAATACCTTTCGCGTCTGCTCGCGAAGGCTGGCGTGCGCCACGAAGTACTCAACGCAAAGAACCACGCCCGTGAAGCCGCGATCATCGCGCAGGCGGGTCGCTTCGGTGCCGTGACCGTCGCGACCAACATGGCCGGCCGTGGTACCGACATCATGCTCGGTGGCAACGCCGAGTTCCTTGCGGTGCAAGAGATGGCCGCGCGCGGTCTCTCGACCGAAGAAGATCCTGAAGCCTATGAGGCAGCCTGGGATGACGTGTTTGCTGCGGTCAAAGCGAAGGTTGCCGAGGAAGCCGAGAAGGTGATCGCGGTTGGCGGGCTGTACGTGCTTGGCACTGAGCGTCATGAGTCGCGTCGTATTGACAACCAGCTGCGTGGACGTTCCGGCCGTCAGGGCGACCCGGGTGAGAGCCGCTTCTACCTGTCGCTCGCTGACGACCTGATGCGAATGTTCAACTCCGGCGCGGCCGCTGCACTGATGAACCGTGACGGTTTCCCCGACGACCTCGCAATCGAGTCGAAGGTGGTGAGTCGCGCGATCCAGAGTGCCCAGAGCCAGGTCGAGGCCCGCAACGCTGAGATCCGCAAGAACGTGCTGAAATACGATGATGTGTTGGATCGCCAACGTAAAGCAATCTACGGTGACCGGCAACAGATCCTTGACGGAGAAGAGATCGAGTCGCGGATCGATGCGTTCCGTGAACAGACGATTGACGCGATCCTGGACTCCCACGGCAGCGATAGCAACTGGGACTTTGACGCGCTGTGGAACGATCTGCGCCAGATTTATCCCGTCGGGATCACCGTTGACGAGTTGCTCGCAGAAGCTGGAACGTCGAAGGTTGATAAAGCGTTCCTGCGCCGCGAGATTCTCTCAGACGCAGAGGTCGCCTACAAGAACCGAGAGGACATGCTCGGCTCCGAAGCGATGCGTGAGCTTGAACGGCGTGTGGTACTGACCACGATCGACCGTCGCTGGCGTGATCACCTGTACGAGATGGAGTACCTCAAGGAGGGTATCGGGCTGCGTGCGATGGCGCAGCGCGATCCGCTTGTCGAGTATCAGCGCGAAGGCTTTAGCATGTTCGAGGGCATGATGGGGCAGATCAAGGAAGAATCCATGGGTCTGCTCTACAACCTCGAGGTGAAGGTCCGTCCCGCGGAGGGGCCGCAGGATCACCTCCATCTTGAGGGTGGGGGCTTGAGCAGGAGCAGAAGACTGATCAGTCCAAGCTGA
- a CDS encoding GerMN domain-containing protein has product MKIRFRSRRILQAGAIACATLLLAGCNAIPSSGPVELGLTDLKQVEQLVQFNPSGPLQGSSQEGIVRGFVQAATSSSDDYSVAREFLSVGYANQWDPYYGVLIDDGNRSYREEGKSAGVLSLAAAANVDGEGILVPAEPGPATDMRFEFEREGDEWRISSAPSGIILDRSDFLAIWSSHELNFIGPGGLLVPESRWYLSRTALATEIVSGLLEGPGQGLQESVRTGFPAGSALVGGTVTVVDGRAKIDVTGEVLEAGPEALEEVVQQLRASLNSVQG; this is encoded by the coding sequence ATGAAGATACGATTCCGCTCCCGGCGGATACTCCAGGCCGGCGCAATCGCCTGTGCCACGCTTCTGCTTGCAGGGTGCAACGCGATCCCGAGTTCGGGCCCTGTTGAGCTCGGGCTCACCGACCTGAAACAGGTTGAGCAGCTTGTTCAATTCAACCCCTCCGGTCCGCTGCAGGGGTCGAGTCAAGAGGGCATCGTTCGCGGGTTTGTGCAGGCGGCAACCTCGAGCAGTGACGATTATTCGGTGGCGCGTGAATTTCTCTCCGTGGGATACGCAAACCAGTGGGATCCGTACTACGGGGTATTGATCGACGATGGCAACAGGTCCTATCGCGAGGAGGGGAAATCGGCGGGGGTGTTGTCTCTCGCGGCGGCGGCAAACGTCGACGGAGAGGGGATCCTCGTTCCCGCCGAGCCCGGCCCGGCAACGGACATGCGCTTCGAATTTGAGCGTGAAGGAGATGAGTGGCGAATCTCGTCTGCGCCGAGCGGGATCATTCTCGATCGCAGCGACTTTCTCGCCATCTGGTCCTCGCACGAGCTGAATTTCATTGGCCCTGGCGGCCTGTTGGTGCCGGAGAGTCGCTGGTATCTCTCCCGCACAGCGCTTGCAACAGAGATCGTCAGTGGCCTGCTGGAAGGGCCGGGGCAGGGATTGCAGGAATCGGTGCGAACGGGCTTCCCCGCGGGTTCCGCTCTTGTCGGTGGCACCGTGACGGTGGTGGATGGGCGTGCCAAGATTGACGTCACGGGCGAGGTGCTGGAGGCCGGTCCCGAAGCGCTGGAAGAGGTCGTGCAGCAGCTGCGCGCAAGCCTCAACTCGGTGCAGGGGTGA
- the mtrA gene encoding MtrAB system response regulator MtrA produces the protein MSARILVVDDDRALAEMLGMVLQAEGFETEHSADGADAVEKFREVRPDLVLLDVMLPSLDGIEVCERIRAESGVPIIMLTARTDSRDVVRGLEVGADDYVVKPFNPAELIARIRARLREPQQESAEILRIGDLTIDVAAHEVRRGSTSIPLTPLEFDLLVILARKPQQVFTREVLLEKVWGYQYKADTRLVNVHVQRLRAKIELDPDHPTIVTTVRGVGYRAGTAAE, from the coding sequence ATGAGCGCACGGATCTTGGTGGTTGACGACGACAGGGCTCTGGCGGAAATGCTTGGCATGGTGTTGCAAGCGGAGGGATTCGAAACGGAGCACTCGGCAGACGGGGCCGATGCCGTGGAGAAATTCCGAGAGGTGAGGCCGGACCTGGTGCTGCTAGACGTCATGCTGCCCAGCCTCGACGGGATCGAGGTCTGCGAGCGGATCCGCGCCGAGTCTGGAGTTCCGATCATCATGCTCACGGCCCGCACCGATAGCCGCGATGTTGTGCGTGGGCTCGAAGTCGGTGCCGACGACTATGTGGTCAAGCCGTTCAACCCGGCAGAGTTGATCGCTAGGATCCGGGCGAGGTTGCGTGAGCCCCAGCAGGAGTCAGCGGAGATACTCCGAATTGGTGATCTCACTATCGACGTTGCCGCGCACGAGGTGCGGCGAGGATCCACTTCGATCCCGCTGACACCTCTGGAGTTTGACCTCCTGGTGATCCTCGCCCGCAAACCGCAGCAGGTCTTCACTCGTGAGGTGTTGCTTGAAAAGGTGTGGGGCTATCAATACAAGGCAGACACCCGGTTGGTGAATGTGCATGTGCAGCGACTGCGCGCAAAGATTGAGTTGGATCCGGATCACCCCACAATTGTGACGACGGTCCGCGGCGTGGGGTATCGCGCCGGTACTGCCGCTGAGTAG
- a CDS encoding MIP/aquaporin family protein: MTGIARSAFAEGLATFLFVFAIVAAINNAGDFTPLVIGFMLMVLIFATGHISGAHLNPAVSLGAFLRGALSGAGLLAYIVAQVIGGVLGALLSTVLWARAAAPVEIEVGPAFLVETLFTFVLVYVVLNVATSKDHPNNSFYGLAIGSTVFVGAATVGSISGGGFNPAVAIDLAISGQFAWGSIWLYILAPLVGALLAALAFRMLNTHDLEKAAE, encoded by the coding sequence ATGACCGGCATAGCTCGCAGTGCATTCGCCGAGGGACTGGCCACATTCCTCTTCGTGTTCGCCATTGTCGCTGCAATCAACAACGCAGGCGACTTCACTCCGCTCGTCATTGGCTTTATGTTGATGGTGCTCATCTTCGCAACCGGCCATATCTCTGGCGCCCACCTCAACCCGGCGGTCTCGCTCGGCGCGTTCCTGCGCGGGGCACTCAGCGGGGCAGGCCTCTTGGCGTACATCGTTGCCCAGGTCATTGGTGGCGTTCTCGGAGCGCTGCTGAGTACCGTGCTCTGGGCCCGCGCCGCGGCTCCCGTCGAGATCGAGGTCGGCCCGGCCTTCCTCGTGGAGACGCTCTTCACCTTTGTCCTCGTCTACGTCGTCTTGAATGTCGCTACCTCGAAGGATCACCCAAACAATTCCTTCTACGGGCTCGCCATCGGTTCAACGGTGTTTGTGGGCGCAGCCACGGTGGGCAGCATTTCTGGTGGCGGGTTCAACCCCGCGGTCGCCATCGACCTCGCCATCAGTGGTCAGTTCGCATGGGGAAGTATCTGGCTGTACATCCTCGCGCCGCTTGTTGGCGCACTGCTCGCAGCCCTCGCATTCCGCATGCTCAACACGCACGATCTGGAGAAGGCTGCGGAGTAG
- a CDS encoding DsbA family protein: MANETNGRLTKNERRAQGREQARLARELEKKREKRNRLLLQGGVALGVVAVLAVVCLVLAQSMKPAGPGPANMASGAAIFGKDLKIVESDPLQPGTERTAPKVNRDELPLDVTVFVDYMCPGCGAFEQANGTMLENYVGSGDITLGIYPMNFLDNASQGTKYSTRAANLFACVVDEQPDVAFALNMKLLSAEVQPKEGTTGLTDDELLKQAESAGAKLTTELRQCVKDVRFANFITSNYTSVSEAGVLGLAKGAQLLDVDGVSLQKEDGPQRLVSTPLVIVNGQQWNQTRDGSLESYLLKVKGELEQKNGSSSDSKKDNSSDAKKDDSSDTKKDSEDTKKSD, translated from the coding sequence ATGGCAAATGAGACAAACGGTCGTTTGACAAAGAACGAGCGCCGCGCCCAGGGCAGAGAACAGGCCCGACTGGCTCGCGAACTGGAGAAGAAGCGCGAAAAGCGCAATCGTCTCCTTCTGCAGGGAGGCGTCGCACTGGGTGTGGTCGCTGTGCTTGCGGTCGTGTGCCTTGTGCTCGCGCAGTCGATGAAGCCGGCCGGCCCCGGCCCCGCAAATATGGCATCCGGCGCCGCGATCTTCGGCAAAGACTTGAAGATCGTGGAGAGCGATCCGCTGCAGCCAGGAACGGAGCGGACTGCGCCCAAGGTCAACCGCGATGAGCTGCCGCTCGACGTGACGGTCTTCGTTGACTACATGTGCCCCGGGTGTGGAGCGTTCGAGCAGGCGAACGGGACGATGCTCGAAAACTATGTCGGCAGCGGCGACATTACGCTCGGTATCTATCCGATGAACTTCCTTGATAACGCGTCTCAGGGCACCAAATACTCAACCCGGGCGGCGAACCTCTTCGCCTGTGTCGTTGATGAACAGCCCGATGTGGCGTTCGCTCTGAACATGAAGCTACTGAGCGCCGAGGTGCAGCCGAAAGAAGGAACCACCGGTCTGACTGACGATGAGCTCCTTAAGCAGGCTGAATCCGCTGGCGCCAAGCTCACGACTGAGCTTCGCCAGTGCGTGAAAGATGTTCGCTTCGCGAACTTCATCACGTCGAACTACACCAGCGTGAGCGAGGCCGGCGTGCTAGGCCTGGCCAAGGGTGCGCAACTGCTCGATGTCGATGGTGTCAGCCTGCAAAAGGAGGATGGCCCGCAGCGTCTCGTGAGCACGCCCCTCGTGATCGTCAACGGACAGCAGTGGAACCAGACTCGCGACGGCAGCCTCGAGTCCTACCTGCTGAAGGTGAAGGGCGAACTCGAGCAGAAGAACGGTTCTTCGAGCGACTCCAAGAAAGACAACTCGAGCGACGCCAAGAAGGACGACTCGAGCGACACCAAGAAGGATTCGGAAGACACCAAGAAGTCAGACTAA
- a CDS encoding glycosyltransferase, with the protein MIERGSGALVILPTYLERDTLARVVWGVRDHLPEADLLIIDDNSPDGTGALAEELAARDGHIKVAHRAGKLGLGTAYVHGFTYALDRDYQFVVEMDSDGSHLASELPGCSLQRGTGRVWFSVRGGYPEGVSKIGRGIDSGYHGQEPPSRGSRSTRSCMTSRAGIASSGASG; encoded by the coding sequence ATGATCGAGCGCGGGAGCGGTGCGCTCGTCATCCTTCCCACGTACCTGGAGCGCGACACGCTTGCCCGGGTTGTTTGGGGGGTGCGGGATCACCTCCCCGAGGCGGATCTCCTCATCATCGACGACAACAGCCCCGATGGCACAGGCGCGCTCGCCGAGGAGTTGGCGGCACGAGACGGCCACATCAAAGTGGCTCACCGAGCTGGCAAACTCGGCCTCGGAACCGCATACGTGCACGGCTTCACATACGCCCTCGATCGCGACTACCAGTTTGTGGTCGAGATGGATTCTGACGGCTCTCACCTCGCAAGTGAACTCCCCGGCTGCTCGCTGCAGCGCGGAACGGGGCGGGTCTGGTTCTCGGTGCGCGGTGGGTACCCGGAGGGCGTATCGAAAATTGGCCGTGGTATCGACAGTGGATATCACGGACAGGAACCGCCGTCGCGAGGATCGCGCTCCACTCGAAGCTGCATGACCTCACGAGCGGGTATCGCGTCTTCCGGCGCGAGTGGTTGA